In a single window of the Pseudomonas oryzihabitans genome:
- the pstS gene encoding phosphate ABC transporter substrate-binding protein PstS, producing MKRTFSLSLLLSAFCLSTAAHAVDVTGAGSSFVYPVLSKWSQTFSEKTGNRVNYQSIGSGGGIAQIKAATVDFGATDAPMSTEDLQKGGLGQFPTIIGGIVPVVNVEGIEPGKLKLDGPLLAKIFMGEVKTWNDPAIAALNPGMKLPASAITVVRRSDGSGTSYNFTNYLAKVSPEWKEKFNFGTTVNWPVGVGGKGNEGIAAYVKQIKGSIGYVEYAYALTNKMSHVQLKNAAGNFVQPDAKSFQAAAATADWKSAKDFNLLMTNAPGADAWPITATTWIVMYKEPKNEERSKVAFDFFKWSLENGQKDAAALDYVPVPDELVKQIEGYWASDFKK from the coding sequence ATGAAACGCACGTTCAGCCTCTCCCTGTTGTTGTCGGCCTTTTGCCTGAGCACTGCCGCTCATGCCGTGGATGTCACGGGCGCAGGTTCGAGCTTCGTGTATCCCGTTCTGTCGAAGTGGTCGCAGACCTTCAGCGAGAAGACCGGTAACCGCGTCAACTACCAATCCATCGGTTCTGGCGGCGGTATCGCCCAGATCAAGGCGGCCACCGTGGACTTCGGCGCCACCGACGCCCCGATGAGCACCGAGGACCTGCAGAAAGGCGGCCTGGGCCAGTTCCCGACCATCATCGGCGGCATCGTGCCGGTGGTGAACGTGGAAGGCATCGAGCCCGGCAAGCTGAAGCTCGACGGCCCGCTGCTGGCCAAGATCTTCATGGGTGAGGTCAAGACCTGGAACGATCCGGCCATCGCTGCCCTGAACCCCGGCATGAAGCTGCCCGCCAGCGCCATCACCGTAGTGCGCCGTTCGGACGGTTCGGGTACCTCCTACAACTTCACCAACTACCTGGCCAAGGTCAGCCCGGAGTGGAAGGAGAAGTTCAACTTCGGCACCACCGTCAACTGGCCGGTCGGTGTGGGTGGCAAGGGTAACGAGGGTATCGCTGCCTACGTCAAGCAGATCAAGGGCTCCATCGGCTACGTCGAGTACGCCTATGCGCTGACCAACAAGATGTCCCATGTGCAGCTGAAGAACGCCGCCGGCAACTTCGTGCAGCCCGACGCCAAGAGCTTCCAGGCCGCTGCCGCCACCGCCGATTGGAAGAGCGCCAAGGACTTCAACCTGTTGATGACCAACGCCCCGGGCGCCGATGCCTGGCCGATCACCGCCACCACCTGGATCGTGATGTACAAGGAGCCGAAGAACGAAGAGCGCAGCAAGGTCGCCTTCGACTTCTTCAAGTGGTCCCTGGAAAACGGTCAGAAGGACGCCGCGGCACTGGACTACGTCCCGGTTCCCGACGAGCTGGTCAAGCAGATCGAAGGCTACTGGGCTTCCGACTTCAAGAAGTAA